A segment of the Amycolatopsis thermophila genome:
CGGGCCAGCGCCTCCGCCACCGTCGACGCCTCACCGACGACGACCAGCTCCGGATCGGTGTCCAGCAGGTCGGCGACACCACGGCGGACGACCTCGTGGTCGTCGACGAGAAACACGGAGATCACGGCGGTACCCCTTCTGGTGGTGCTGACCTCCTCACGCTAGAGCGCGGCGGGCCCGGGCGGGGTCGGCGGAAGTCACCTCGCGCGGGGACCAAGGTCATCAGTTGGACGGGTCACGGGCCGCAGTCCCCGCGTCCGCACGACCAACGACCCTTCTCCGGCCGGCGACGGGGCAGCTGCCCCTGCGGCTCGACAGGGTTCGCCTCACCCGGCGCGCTCCCGCCCGGTCGGAACCGGGGATCGCCGAGGCCACCGTGGCCGCCGGCGACCGCACCGTCCGCGCCCCGAAAACAGCCGGCGCGCCCCGGCGCGCGAACGACCGCATCCGGCGGCACGTCACCTCGTTCGCCGCCCGGTCCGCGCTCGCCCGACCGCGGGCCCGGGGACGGGTTTGCGGCCGAAGCGCCGGTAGGCGAGCGGGCCGGCGAAGTTGACCGCGATCGCCAGCGCCCAGGCGCGTTTGGGCCCGCGGACCTCGTCGGCGGGGCGGCGCCACAGGTCCCACCACGCGCCGGCGGCGAGCGCCACCTGTACGGCGGCCGCCGTCACGATCACCGCCCGTTCGGCCGGGCTCAGGCCACGCCAGTGGTGGGTGCGTTTCACGTCCGGGCCTCCTCGTCGTCGATGCTAGTGCGGATGGGGCGCACCCGTCGCGGGCTGCGGGGCCGTGTGTTCAGCCGCACCCGGTGCGGCAGGGCCGGGTCGCGAGCAGCGCGGACGTCGCGGCGGCGACCGATCTGCGGGTTTCCTCGCCCTCGCCCGGTCGTGGCGTTCCTGGTCCCGGCTACCGGGGCACCGCGCCGGGTCGGCCCCTCCGCTGAGCATCGACCGGTTCCTGCTCGTGCAGTGGCCGGCGCCCTTCGGTCGTCACCCCGGGCCGGAGCGGGCGAGGTCGTCCCGCTGCGGGTCAGGCCGGGGTGGCCAGCGGCGCCGCCGGGTCGGCGAGGTGCTCCGGATCGACGGTGCGCCCGCTGCGGATGAGGTCCTTGACCGGGTCGATCCCCTCGTCCCACTGGTTCACGTGCAACCCCGCCACGACGCGGCCCCCGGCGAGCCAGAAC
Coding sequences within it:
- a CDS encoding PLDc N-terminal domain-containing protein → MKRTHHWRGLSPAERAVIVTAAAVQVALAAGAWWDLWRRPADEVRGPKRAWALAIAVNFAGPLAYRRFGRKPVPGPAVGRARTGRRTR